From a region of the Terriglobia bacterium genome:
- the uvrA gene encoding excinuclease ABC subunit UvrA: MATESIVVRGARVHNLKNIDFEIPHNTLTVVTGVSGSGKSSLAFDTIYAEGQRRYVESLSAYARQFLERIEKPDVDLIDGIAPSIAIRQKNTTRNPRSTVATATEIYDYLRLLFARVGKTFCLQCGGEVKKDTVDEIVTSVLALPEGTRFNVLFPLRQPVHPVQAEEKERNKRRASLRAEQPAADADLLKARLFELRKRGFNRLFQNGQVFEFSTPESLLDVNFNEPVFILVDRLGVAPDIRARLVDALETSYRESGEVIFESPATNGTPPERLRFSQRFECKRCHIRYEEPEPRLFSFNNPYGACPRCQGFGNTIDFDLDLVIPDKSKSLAEGAIEPWTKPKYKSLTADLKRYAKQHNIPPDVPWSELHLDDQQMVLEGDGKFPGIKGFFAYLERKKYKLHVRVFLSRYRGYALCSSCGGARLRAEARHVRIEDKNITDVTSMTVEEAARFVASIQLSPEQEAIAKEVRDEIRSRLKYMNDVGLEYLTLDRLASTLSGGEAQRIQLATSLGSRLVGALYVLDEPSIGLHSRDTARLIRILHDLRDLGNTILVVEHDPEIMKASDRILDLGPGAGENGGRLIGAGTFDQIRRMANSLTGRYLAEELRIQLPPARRKAGPQQVKLFGARAHNLKSIDVSFPLGMIVAVTGVSGSGKSTLVHDVLYHALGAIKGQGMTAPVGSFDKLEGGQFVEEVILVDQSPIGRTPRSNPVTYIKAFDSIREVFASQPEAHKRGYTAGHFSFNIPGGRCEACQGDGTVVVEMQFLADVELICEECKGTRYKPAVLEIRYKGKNIHEVLNLTVKEALGFFRDVSKITDRLRVLEEVGLGYLRLGQSATTLSGGEAQRMKLAAHLQPRRDIARFRGEPGNGHGDGKEGKARRRVLYIFDEPTTGLHFDDVSKLLAAFRKLIDSGGSIIVIEHNLEVIKTADWVIDLGPEGGERGGQVVTAGSPEMVARNAKSYTGKWLSRILSSNGNSRSNGRQ, from the coding sequence ATGGCAACAGAAAGTATCGTTGTACGCGGCGCGCGCGTTCACAACCTCAAGAACATCGATTTTGAGATCCCGCACAATACCCTTACGGTCGTGACCGGGGTTTCCGGGTCGGGCAAGTCTTCCCTGGCCTTCGACACCATCTACGCTGAGGGGCAGCGGCGCTACGTCGAATCCCTTTCCGCCTACGCACGCCAGTTCCTGGAACGCATCGAAAAGCCGGACGTGGACTTGATCGACGGCATCGCGCCGTCCATCGCCATCCGCCAGAAGAACACCACCCGGAACCCGCGCTCCACCGTCGCTACCGCCACCGAGATATACGACTACCTTCGTTTGCTCTTCGCGCGCGTGGGAAAGACCTTCTGCCTGCAATGCGGCGGTGAAGTCAAGAAAGACACGGTGGACGAAATCGTCACAAGCGTCCTTGCCCTGCCCGAAGGGACGCGCTTCAACGTGCTTTTCCCGCTTCGCCAGCCCGTACACCCTGTCCAGGCGGAAGAGAAAGAGCGCAACAAGCGGCGCGCCAGCCTTAGAGCGGAGCAGCCGGCAGCCGACGCCGACCTGCTCAAGGCGCGTCTGTTCGAGCTGCGCAAGCGAGGCTTCAACCGGCTCTTCCAGAATGGCCAGGTTTTCGAGTTCTCCACGCCCGAGTCGCTTCTGGACGTGAACTTCAACGAGCCGGTGTTCATCCTGGTGGACCGGCTGGGCGTCGCGCCCGACATCCGCGCGCGCCTGGTAGACGCCCTCGAGACTTCGTACCGGGAGTCCGGCGAAGTCATCTTCGAAAGCCCGGCCACGAACGGGACGCCGCCCGAGCGCCTGCGATTCTCCCAGCGCTTCGAGTGCAAACGCTGCCACATCCGCTACGAAGAGCCGGAGCCGCGCCTGTTCTCCTTCAATAACCCATACGGCGCGTGTCCGCGCTGCCAGGGCTTTGGTAACACCATCGACTTCGACCTCGACCTGGTGATCCCGGACAAATCGAAGTCATTGGCAGAAGGCGCCATCGAACCCTGGACGAAGCCCAAGTACAAGTCGTTGACCGCGGACCTGAAGCGCTATGCCAAGCAGCACAACATTCCGCCCGACGTTCCCTGGTCGGAATTGCACCTCGACGATCAGCAGATGGTGCTGGAGGGCGACGGCAAGTTTCCCGGCATCAAGGGATTCTTCGCCTATCTGGAGCGCAAGAAGTACAAGCTGCACGTGCGCGTGTTCCTGAGCCGCTATCGCGGCTACGCCCTGTGCTCCTCCTGCGGCGGGGCCCGCCTCCGCGCCGAGGCCCGACACGTGCGCATCGAGGACAAGAACATCACCGATGTGACCTCCATGACGGTCGAAGAAGCGGCGCGATTCGTCGCCTCCATCCAGCTTTCACCCGAACAGGAGGCCATCGCGAAGGAGGTCCGCGACGAGATCCGCTCCCGCCTGAAGTACATGAACGACGTCGGTCTCGAGTACCTGACGCTCGACCGGCTGGCCTCCACCCTGTCAGGCGGCGAGGCGCAGCGCATCCAACTCGCGACCTCACTGGGATCGCGCCTGGTGGGCGCACTCTATGTACTGGACGAGCCCTCCATCGGCCTGCACTCTCGCGATACCGCACGCCTCATCCGCATTCTGCACGACCTGCGCGACCTGGGGAACACCATCCTGGTGGTCGAGCACGATCCGGAGATCATGAAGGCATCCGACCGCATCCTCGATCTCGGCCCGGGGGCGGGCGAGAACGGAGGACGCCTGATCGGCGCCGGGACCTTCGACCAGATCCGCCGCATGGCCAATTCCCTCACCGGTCGCTACCTGGCCGAAGAACTGCGCATCCAGCTCCCTCCCGCGCGGCGTAAAGCGGGACCGCAACAGGTCAAGCTCTTCGGCGCCCGCGCGCACAACCTGAAGAGCATTGATGTCAGCTTCCCCCTGGGCATGATCGTCGCCGTGACCGGGGTCTCCGGCTCGGGCAAGTCCACCCTCGTGCATGATGTCCTGTACCACGCGCTGGGCGCCATCAAGGGCCAGGGCATGACCGCACCCGTCGGCTCCTTCGATAAGCTCGAAGGGGGGCAGTTCGTAGAAGAGGTCATCCTGGTGGACCAGTCGCCCATCGGGCGCACGCCGAGATCCAATCCGGTCACCTACATCAAGGCGTTCGACTCCATCCGTGAAGTGTTCGCTTCTCAGCCCGAGGCGCACAAGCGCGGCTATACCGCCGGCCATTTCTCGTTCAACATCCCGGGCGGACGCTGTGAGGCCTGCCAGGGCGACGGCACCGTGGTGGTGGAGATGCAGTTCCTGGCCGACGTCGAGCTCATCTGCGAGGAATGCAAGGGCACGCGTTACAAACCGGCCGTCCTCGAGATCCGGTACAAGGGGAAGAACATCCACGAGGTGCTGAACCTGACGGTCAAGGAAGCCCTCGGATTTTTCCGCGACGTATCCAAGATCACGGACCGCCTGCGAGTGCTCGAGGAGGTCGGGCTCGGTTACCTGCGGCTGGGACAGTCAGCCACTACTCTCTCGGGAGGCGAAGCGCAGCGCATGAAGCTGGCGGCGCACCTCCAGCCGAGACGTGACATCGCCCGCTTCAGGGGCGAGCCGGGCAACGGCCACGGAGACGGCAAGGAAGGCAAAGCGCGGCGCCGCGTACTCTACATCTTCGACGAACCCACTACCGGCCTTCATTTCGACGACGTCAGCAAGCTCCTGGCTGCCTTCCGCAAGCTGATCGACTCCGGCGGCTCCATCATCGTCATCGAGCACAATCTGGAAGTCATCAAGACCGCCGATTGGGTCATCGATCTCGGCCCCGAAGGCGGCGAGCGCGGCGGCCAGGTGGTGACCGCCGGCTCCCCCGAAATGGTCGCCCGGAACGCCAAGTCGTACACTGGAAAGTGGCTCTCGCGCATCTTAAGTAGCAACGGGAACTCACGTTCCAATGGCCGCCAATAG
- a CDS encoding cation diffusion facilitator family transporter: MWAVAEQTLRDTRFAMRLSLIFGVGMLVGKSAAYFLTGSAAILSDAAESVIHVIAVTFAAFSLWLSTRPADDKFLYGYERITFFSAGFEGAMIILAAFAIIYSAIHKWLHGLELQRLGLGTLLVLAASIINALLGWYLVRTGKKNHSLILEANGKHVLTDSWTSFGVVGGLCLVLITGWKPFDPICAIAVALNILWSGGALVWRSATGLLDYADPGVGRRLRERLDQLCQELGVEYHGVRFRMTGQRLLIEVHLLFPHTTAVGEAHRIATIIEERLPESLEIPAEVLTHLESLEDHADVHKDAHYTGRPS, from the coding sequence ATGTGGGCCGTTGCCGAGCAGACCCTGCGCGACACTCGCTTCGCCATGCGTCTCTCGTTGATCTTTGGCGTGGGCATGCTGGTGGGGAAGAGCGCTGCTTATTTTCTCACCGGCTCGGCGGCCATCCTGTCGGACGCCGCGGAATCCGTCATCCACGTCATCGCGGTCACTTTCGCCGCGTTCAGCTTGTGGCTGAGCACGCGTCCGGCGGACGACAAGTTCCTCTACGGATACGAGCGCATCACTTTCTTCTCCGCGGGGTTCGAAGGCGCCATGATCATCCTGGCCGCCTTCGCCATCATTTATTCGGCCATCCACAAATGGCTGCACGGGCTGGAACTTCAGCGACTGGGGCTGGGGACGCTCCTGGTGCTGGCGGCGTCGATCATCAATGCACTGCTGGGTTGGTACCTTGTCCGCACGGGGAAGAAAAACCATTCGTTGATCCTGGAGGCCAACGGCAAGCACGTCTTAACCGATAGCTGGACCAGCTTTGGGGTGGTGGGCGGTCTGTGCCTGGTGCTGATCACAGGCTGGAAGCCTTTCGACCCGATCTGCGCTATAGCGGTGGCGCTGAATATCTTGTGGTCGGGTGGCGCCCTGGTGTGGCGTTCGGCGACGGGCCTGCTCGACTATGCGGACCCCGGGGTAGGGCGACGATTACGTGAGCGCCTGGACCAGCTTTGTCAGGAGTTGGGCGTCGAGTACCACGGTGTCCGCTTCCGCATGACCGGGCAGCGCCTGCTGATCGAGGTCCACCTGCTGTTCCCGCACACCACCGCGGTCGGAGAGGCGCACCGCATCGCCACCATCATCGAAGAGCGGCTGCCGGAATCGCTGGAGATCCCCGCGGAAGTGCTCACTCACCTCGAGTCGCTCGAGGACCACGCTGACGTCCACAAGGACGCCCACTACACCGGACGCCCTTCGTAA
- a CDS encoding M20/M25/M40 family metallo-hydrolase, whose amino-acid sequence MKRLIPVLLLSSSLFSAAQQAPEPDLSKFYSQELLAQLPQVQQAAMKSDYALRELDHLTNNIGPRASGSPQAQAAIEYVADELRKLGLEVRLEKVMVPHWVRGTETAELVQYPGQAPNTRQKVVLTALGNSAATPPDGITAEVVVVSSFRELAALGAEKVTGRIVLFNVPFDEREAEMGLAGEAYGTVSRYRGNGGVEAVKLGAVAALVRAAGGADFRIAHTGYSAPAGIPNASVTAEDADLIARLSKEGPARMHLTLTPAKYPDVESYNVVADLKGSEHPEQVVIVSGHLDSWDLGTGAIDDAAGVVMAMETAAVFQQLKLRPKRTLRVIAWIDEELRGSGHDAYFKDHQAEIANHVAAIESDSGAGHPAGFQVAIPPDAIPLLRPVQDVLRGQGATAMRPGHTGSDIAPLSKAGVPTFGLMQDTRHYFDYHHTPADTFDKVEPQGLAENAAAMATLAWALCNTDQPLPRAK is encoded by the coding sequence ATGAAGCGACTGATCCCGGTTCTCCTCCTCAGTAGTTCCCTGTTCTCTGCGGCGCAACAGGCGCCGGAACCCGACCTCAGCAAGTTTTACTCGCAGGAGTTGCTCGCGCAATTGCCGCAAGTGCAGCAGGCGGCGATGAAGAGCGATTACGCCTTGCGCGAGCTCGACCACCTGACCAACAACATCGGCCCGCGTGCGTCGGGCTCGCCGCAGGCCCAGGCGGCCATCGAGTACGTGGCCGACGAGCTGCGCAAGCTCGGCCTCGAAGTCCGCCTGGAGAAGGTCATGGTGCCGCACTGGGTGCGTGGCACGGAGACGGCGGAGCTGGTGCAGTATCCCGGCCAGGCGCCCAACACGCGCCAAAAGGTGGTACTGACGGCTCTCGGCAACAGCGCAGCGACGCCCCCGGATGGCATCACCGCCGAAGTCGTGGTCGTGAGCAGCTTCCGCGAGCTGGCCGCCCTGGGCGCTGAGAAGGTCACTGGCAGGATCGTCCTGTTCAACGTTCCCTTCGACGAACGTGAAGCTGAGATGGGCCTGGCGGGAGAAGCCTATGGCACCGTCTCGCGCTATCGCGGTAATGGCGGCGTGGAGGCGGTGAAGCTGGGCGCGGTAGCAGCCCTGGTGCGAGCCGCAGGCGGCGCCGACTTCCGCATCGCGCACACCGGATACAGCGCGCCCGCCGGCATCCCCAATGCTTCCGTCACTGCGGAAGACGCCGATCTGATCGCCCGCCTGAGCAAGGAAGGCCCAGCACGGATGCATCTGACGCTGACGCCGGCGAAGTATCCCGACGTGGAGAGCTACAACGTCGTCGCCGACCTGAAGGGCTCCGAGCATCCCGAGCAGGTCGTGATCGTCTCCGGTCACCTCGATTCATGGGACCTGGGCACGGGCGCGATCGATGATGCCGCCGGAGTGGTGATGGCGATGGAGACCGCCGCGGTCTTCCAGCAGCTGAAGCTGCGGCCGAAACGCACCCTGCGCGTCATCGCCTGGATCGACGAGGAACTCCGCGGCAGCGGGCATGATGCGTACTTCAAAGACCACCAGGCGGAGATCGCGAATCACGTTGCCGCCATCGAAAGCGATTCCGGCGCAGGCCATCCCGCGGGTTTCCAGGTGGCGATACCGCCGGACGCGATTCCGCTCCTGCGCCCCGTGCAGGACGTCCTGCGTGGTCAGGGCGCCACCGCCATGCGTCCGGGACACACCGGATCGGACATCGCGCCGCTCTCCAAGGCGGGCGTGCCTACGTTCGGGCTGATGCAGGACACCCGCCATTACTTTGACTACCACCACACGCCGGCAGACACCTTCGACAAAGTCGAGCCACAGGGTCTGGCGGAGAACGCGGCCGCTATGGCCACACTGGCCTGGGCGTTGTGCAATACAGACCAGCCTCTGCCGCGGGCGAAATAA
- a CDS encoding cytochrome C oxidase subunit IV family protein: MSDEIEITERVMEAHTHHSHAQFFYVWGGLLVLTGVEVLLAYQNLQPVKMLGILLVLSFVKAALIIGYFMHMKFEIARMRWVLMTALVICLGLMSMFFADAARILSIGVRH; the protein is encoded by the coding sequence ATGAGCGACGAGATCGAGATCACAGAACGGGTGATGGAAGCGCACACCCACCACAGCCACGCCCAGTTCTTCTACGTCTGGGGCGGACTGCTGGTGCTGACCGGGGTGGAGGTCTTGCTGGCCTATCAGAATCTTCAGCCAGTCAAGATGCTCGGCATCCTGCTGGTGCTGTCGTTCGTGAAGGCGGCGCTGATCATCGGCTATTTCATGCACATGAAGTTCGAGATCGCGCGCATGCGCTGGGTGCTGATGACCGCGCTGGTCATCTGCCTAGGGCTGATGAGCATGTTTTTCGCCGACGCAGCCCGCATCCTGTCGATCGGAGTGCGGCATTGA
- a CDS encoding cytochrome c oxidase subunit 3, translating to MATSFRDIPVLEREPKLGGGSQQYRDRRRRYRMGVMIGMAAIVMFFVSLTSAYIVRQGIGNWDSKTGQYVTDWVSLKMPGVLWVNTLILLLSSLTMELARRRTIERAVTAQEFGIDGEQRSIPWLGITTVLGMGFIAGQAMAWKDLAAQGIFISTNPSSSFFYVLTVSHGLHLLGGVLALLYASVTALLARPLETKAMVVDVTALYWHFMDGLWIYIFALLLVAK from the coding sequence ATGGCGACTTCATTTCGCGACATCCCGGTACTGGAGCGGGAGCCCAAGCTGGGCGGCGGCTCTCAGCAATATCGCGACCGGCGACGCCGCTATCGCATGGGCGTGATGATCGGCATGGCGGCGATCGTCATGTTCTTTGTGTCGCTGACCAGCGCCTACATTGTGCGCCAAGGCATCGGAAACTGGGACTCCAAGACCGGCCAGTACGTCACCGATTGGGTCTCCCTGAAGATGCCGGGCGTTCTGTGGGTGAACACGCTCATTCTCCTGCTCAGCAGCTTGACCATGGAGCTGGCGCGGCGGCGCACCATCGAGCGCGCGGTCACCGCCCAGGAGTTCGGTATCGACGGCGAGCAGCGGAGCATTCCCTGGCTGGGCATCACCACCGTGCTCGGGATGGGCTTCATCGCCGGGCAGGCCATGGCGTGGAAAGACCTCGCCGCGCAAGGCATTTTCATCAGCACCAATCCAAGCAGTTCGTTCTTCTACGTATTGACGGTCAGCCACGGCTTACACCTGCTGGGCGGCGTGCTGGCGTTGCTGTATGCGTCGGTCACCGCCCTGCTGGCGCGGCCGCTGGAAACCAAGGCCATGGTCGTTGACGTGACCGCTCTGTACTGGCATTTCATGGACGGGTTGTGGATCTACATCTTTGCCCTGCTTCTGGTCGCGAAGTGA
- a CDS encoding cbb3-type cytochrome c oxidase subunit I, with protein MDAQANAATGHTAHAHAAPTGFIRKYVFSLDHKVIGLQYYFLALLSVFVGMALSLLMRIHLVWPEANLPWLGHIKPETYLTLLTMHGTFMVFFVLTLAPQGGFGNYFLPIQIGAADMAFPVLNMLSFWTTFVAFCVMMAAFFVEGGAPLHGWTGYAPLSALQSAGPGEGLGADLWIISIALFCAASLMGALNFITTTLDLRAKGMTLLRMPLTVWTWFVTAMLGLLAFGVLLAAGILLLLDRNVGTSFFVPSGLVLSGNLVKHSGGSPLLWQHLFWFFGHPEVYIAILPGMGVASQLLSTFSRKPIFGYRAMVYAVLSIGILGFLVWGHHMFISGMSPYSGFAFSVMTMAIGVPSAIKTFNWLGTMWGGRIRFTSPMLFAIGFVSMFVSGGLSGPFLAQPALDIQLHDTYFVVAHFHLIMGVAAIFGIFAATYYWFPKMFGRMMNEGLGKAHFFLTFIGTYAIFMPMHYLGMAGHPRRYSQLSEVSYLHGLIPLQTFISVVAFITIAAQFIFVINLFWSMFKGKKAEMNPWQATTLEWTVPSPPPHDNFGGMVPVVNHGPYEYSVPGADKDYVMQTDPAGAVSAH; from the coding sequence ATGGACGCACAGGCGAACGCGGCGACGGGCCACACGGCACATGCACACGCCGCACCCACCGGTTTCATCCGGAAATACGTCTTCAGTCTCGACCATAAAGTCATCGGCCTGCAGTACTACTTCTTAGCGCTGCTATCGGTGTTCGTCGGCATGGCCCTGTCGCTGCTGATGCGCATCCACCTGGTGTGGCCGGAGGCGAACCTCCCGTGGCTGGGTCACATCAAGCCCGAGACCTACCTGACGCTGTTGACCATGCACGGCACCTTCATGGTGTTCTTCGTGCTGACGCTGGCGCCGCAGGGCGGGTTCGGCAACTACTTCCTGCCCATCCAGATCGGCGCCGCCGACATGGCCTTCCCCGTCCTGAACATGCTCTCGTTCTGGACGACCTTCGTCGCTTTCTGCGTGATGATGGCGGCCTTCTTCGTGGAAGGTGGCGCGCCACTGCACGGCTGGACCGGGTACGCCCCGCTGAGCGCGCTGCAATCGGCCGGGCCGGGCGAGGGACTCGGCGCCGACCTGTGGATCATCAGCATCGCGCTGTTCTGCGCGGCCTCGCTGATGGGCGCTCTGAACTTCATCACCACCACCCTCGACCTGCGCGCCAAGGGCATGACGCTGCTGCGCATGCCGCTCACCGTCTGGACCTGGTTCGTCACCGCCATGCTCGGCCTGCTGGCCTTCGGGGTGCTGCTGGCGGCCGGCATCCTGCTGCTGCTCGATCGCAACGTCGGCACCAGCTTCTTCGTTCCGAGCGGACTTGTCCTGAGCGGCAATCTGGTGAAACACAGCGGAGGCTCTCCCCTGCTCTGGCAGCACCTGTTCTGGTTTTTTGGCCACCCCGAGGTGTACATCGCCATCCTGCCGGGCATGGGGGTGGCGTCGCAGCTGCTCTCGACTTTCTCGCGCAAGCCGATCTTCGGCTACCGCGCCATGGTGTACGCCGTCCTGTCCATCGGGATCCTTGGCTTCCTGGTCTGGGGCCATCACATGTTCATCAGCGGCATGAGCCCTTATTCCGGCTTCGCCTTCTCCGTCATGACCATGGCGATCGGCGTGCCCTCGGCCATCAAGACTTTTAACTGGCTGGGAACGATGTGGGGCGGGCGCATCCGCTTCACTTCGCCGATGCTGTTCGCCATCGGCTTTGTCTCGATGTTCGTCTCCGGCGGACTGAGCGGACCGTTTCTGGCGCAGCCCGCGCTCGACATCCAGTTGCACGACACCTACTTCGTCGTGGCCCACTTCCACCTCATCATGGGCGTGGCCGCGATCTTCGGGATCTTCGCTGCCACCTACTACTGGTTTCCCAAGATGTTCGGGCGGATGATGAACGAAGGTCTGGGCAAGGCACACTTCTTCCTTACCTTCATCGGCACGTACGCGATCTTCATGCCGATGCACTACCTGGGGATGGCCGGCCATCCGCGGCGCTACTCTCAGCTGAGCGAAGTGTCCTACCTGCACGGGCTGATCCCGCTGCAGACGTTCATTAGCGTGGTGGCGTTCATCACCATCGCCGCGCAGTTCATCTTCGTGATCAACCTGTTCTGGAGCATGTTCAAGGGCAAGAAGGCGGAGATGAATCCGTGGCAGGCGACCACCCTGGAATGGACGGTGCCTTCGCCGCCACCACACGACAATTTCGGCGGCATGGTCCCGGTGGTGAATCACGGACCGTACGAATACAGCGTGCCCGGCGCGGACAAGGACTACGTCATGCAGACGGACCCGGCAGGAGCCGTGAGCGCGCACTAG
- the coxB gene encoding cytochrome c oxidase subunit II, which translates to MGLALLVVIWLITLSSTYYFAIDKWAMLPLASAHGAAMDSWFNVTYIVVGVVFLAAQLGLGWVVWNARDRGAATKVTYSHGNTKLEVVWTVLTAIIFIGLNLAGSKIWAESRFQGASASAVKVEVTGLQFAWYFRYPGPDGAFARTKPELADASVGNAVGIDDTDPAAKDDFVTGTLVLPVNREAELTLRSQDVIHSLFIPAMRFKQDAVPGLMIKMHFTPTKTGDYEIACAELCGLGHYKMHGILKVVSQDEFDKWLAQRLAEKQASQ; encoded by the coding sequence ATGGGCCTTGCGCTCCTGGTAGTCATCTGGCTCATCACGCTCTCCAGCACCTACTACTTCGCAATCGACAAATGGGCGATGCTCCCCCTGGCTTCGGCGCACGGCGCCGCCATGGACAGCTGGTTCAACGTCACCTACATCGTGGTGGGCGTGGTCTTCCTTGCCGCCCAACTCGGGCTGGGCTGGGTCGTATGGAATGCCCGGGATCGCGGCGCGGCCACGAAGGTCACCTACAGTCATGGCAACACCAAGCTGGAGGTGGTGTGGACGGTGTTGACGGCGATTATCTTCATCGGACTGAACCTGGCCGGTTCGAAGATCTGGGCGGAGAGCCGCTTCCAGGGCGCGTCGGCGAGCGCGGTGAAGGTCGAAGTCACCGGGCTGCAATTCGCCTGGTACTTCCGCTATCCCGGCCCGGACGGCGCCTTTGCGCGCACCAAGCCGGAGCTGGCTGACGCCTCGGTGGGCAATGCGGTCGGCATCGACGACACCGACCCGGCGGCCAAGGACGATTTCGTGACCGGCACGCTGGTGCTCCCGGTCAACCGCGAGGCGGAACTGACCCTGCGCTCACAGGACGTCATCCACAGCCTCTTCATCCCCGCCATGCGCTTCAAGCAGGACGCCGTGCCCGGGTTGATGATCAAGATGCACTTCACGCCTACCAAGACCGGCGATTACGAGATCGCATGCGCCGAACTCTGCGGGCTCGGGCATTACAAAATGCACGGGATTCTGAAGGTGGTCAGCCAGGACGAGTTCGACAAGTGGTTGGCGCAGCGTTTGGCGGAGAAGCAGGCTTCGCAATAA
- the pdxT gene encoding pyridoxal 5'-phosphate synthase glutaminase subunit PdxT — protein sequence MKIGVLAIQGDFDAHRRRLEELGAEVVLVRKPEQLDEVEGLVIPGGESTTFLKFLHRGGFLEKLRDFVRAKPTFGTCAGAILLAKEVFNPAQEGLGAIDIAVRRNAYGRQLESFIDETDSQLGRIETVFIRAPKIERVGPGVEVLAKDRDDPILVRQGKVMAATFHPELSADPRVHAEFLKLFRNGSR from the coding sequence ATGAAAATCGGTGTACTCGCCATCCAGGGAGATTTCGACGCGCACCGGCGCCGGCTCGAGGAGTTGGGGGCGGAGGTCGTCCTCGTCCGCAAGCCCGAGCAGCTCGACGAAGTCGAAGGCTTGGTCATCCCTGGCGGCGAATCGACCACCTTCCTGAAATTTCTTCATCGAGGCGGGTTCCTGGAGAAGCTGCGCGATTTCGTGCGCGCCAAGCCGACCTTCGGAACCTGCGCCGGCGCCATCCTGCTGGCGAAAGAAGTTTTCAATCCCGCGCAGGAAGGCCTGGGAGCGATCGACATCGCGGTGCGCCGCAACGCCTACGGCCGGCAGCTCGAAAGCTTCATCGACGAGACCGACAGCCAGCTGGGGCGCATCGAGACCGTATTCATCCGCGCGCCCAAGATCGAGCGCGTCGGCCCCGGCGTCGAGGTGCTGGCGAAAGACCGGGACGATCCCATCCTGGTCCGCCAGGGCAAGGTCATGGCCGCCACCTTCCATCCCGAGCTCTCGGCCGATCCGCGGGTGCACGCCGAGTTCCTGAAGCTCTTCCGCAACGGCAGCCGCTAG